The following are encoded together in the Strongyloides ratti genome assembly S_ratti_ED321, chromosome : 2 genome:
- a CDS encoding Heavy metal-associated domain, HMA-containing protein codes for MSNNFVFEMNMTCEGCANAAKKVLSKLGDKVSSVETDVASRTVKVTTTLDSSVIQEQLEKTGKTIKLKQ; via the exons atgtctaataattttgtatttgAAATGAATATGACATGTGAAGGCTGTGCAAATGCAgcaaaaaaagtattatcaaaattaggAG aTAAAGTTTCTTCTGTTGAAACAGATGTAGCTTCAAGAACTGTAAAAGTTACCACAACATTAGATTCATCAGTAATACAAGAACAATTAGAAAAAACTGgaaaaactataaaattaaaacagtaa
- a CDS encoding Digestive organ expansion factor homolog gives MDKKNKSGNLRTKNIKRKSNNNGHNSVGGKQLKIQDSDVSLHKKLAESDSEAEEEKEEELAIEESDDEVDLVIKDDTEYFSKHFYKLPSIEVLTKILENPEETIKIPQKLPGFQKTRVVQHIRYKEDNFLDISKPIKLDDFGYFPTIMENFKFATKSQGLSEVESSLLQVMGRYCDLYYTSLANDYQNVYLLHIINHIQRNRFLIIKNIEKLKNAKEKGLQITDEMIDECRDQGFTRPRILIVVPYKKCVFEIVEKLKNLMFGERKSQFLKAKRFESFYGSQDCSYTPNPKNPNNVIRTEDYIYNMDGNIDDDFKIGITFSKKAIKLFTKFDESDMIIASPLGLTQALINAKEAGHYSFLSSIEIAVFDKMDIIQMQNWENVVTILNNLNTQPDDISYVDITRIRNVFLNNQAKAIRQTLMFSRYDSAEMKSAFIKSSYNYSGYITITEKSNGILNDIEVPVSQQINRIKITNPCEDQSVRFKFFVENIYPKLEKGTLIFIPSYYDFVQVKAHFVANNKRFAELNEYSPENKINSSKIQFSHGLKSVCLMTERFHYYNRYLIKGIKCLIFYQLPLNPHFFTQMINMSELETPLTTKIVFSDVDSIRLCNIYGNNMTKQLIKSEKNYHAMLSQ, from the exons aTGGATAAAAAGAACAAATCTGGAAATTTAAGAactaaaaacataaaaagaaaaagtaataataacgGTCATAATTCCGTAGGTggaaaacaattaaaaatccAAGACAGTGACGTTAGTcttcataaaaaattagCTGAAAGTGATAGTGAAGCGGAGGAAGAAAAGGAAGAAGAATTGGCTATAGAAGAAAGCGATGATGAAGTAGACTTAGTTATTAAAGATGATACAGAATATTTTTCTAagcatttttataaattaccTAGCATAGAAGTacttacaaaaattttagaaaatcctgaagaaacaataaaaattccTCAAAAATTGCCAGGTTTTCAAAAAACAAGAGTGGTTCAACACATTCGATATAAGGAGGAcaattttttagatatttcaAAACCAATAAAATTAGATGATTTTGGATACTTTCCTACTATTATGGAAAATTTCAAGTTTGCAACTAAAAGTCAGGGTTTAAGTGAGGTAGAATCTTCATTATTACAAGTGATGGGACGTTATTGTGATCTTTACTATACATCATTAGCAAATGACTATCAAAATGTTTATCTTCTTCATATTATAAATCACATTCAAAGAAATagatttttaatcataaaaaatattgagaaattaaaaaatgcaAAGGAGAAGGGTCTTCAAATAACTGATGAGATGATTGATGAATGTAGAGATCAAGGATTTACAAGACCAAGAATATTGATAGTTGTtccatataaaaaatgtgtTTTTGAGAttgttgaaaaattaaaaaatcttatgTTTGGTGAGAGAAAatcacaatttttaaaagctAAAAGATTTGAAAGTTTTTATGGAAGTCAAGATTGTTCTTACACACCTAATCCTAAAAATCCAAATAATGTAATACGTACAGAAgactatatttataatatggATGGTAATATAGATGATGACTTTAAAATTGGTATtacattttcaaaaaaagcAATAAAACTATTTACTAAGTTTGATGAATCTGATATGATTATTGCTTCTCCTCTTGGACTTACACAAGCATTGATAAACGCTAAAGAAGCCGGCCactattcatttttatcatcaatTGAAATAGCtgtttttgataaaatggATATTATTCAAATGCAGAATTGGGAGAATGTTGTAACTattctaaataatttaaatacacAACCAGATGATATTAGTTATGTAGATATTACAAGAATTagaaatgtatttttaaataatcaagCAAAAGCTATAAGGCAGACTTTAATGTTCTCAAGGTATGATTCTGCTGAAATGAAATCtgcttttattaaatcaagTTATAACTATTCAGGATATATCACTATTACAGAGAAATCTAATggaattttaaatgatatagaAGTTCCTGTTTCTCAACAAATTAATCGcataaaaataactaatcCATGTGAAGATCAATCTGTtagatttaaattttttgttgaaaatatttatccaAAGTTAGAAAAAGgaacattaatatttattccAAGTTATTATGATTTTGTTCAAGTAAAGGCACACTTTGTGGCAAATAACAAAAGATTTGCTGAGTTAAATGAATACTCTccagaaaataaaattaatagttcTAAGATACAATTTAGTCATGGTTTAAAATCTGTTTGTTTGATGACAGAAAG atttcattattataatcgCTATCTTATCAAAGGAATAAAATGTCTTATATTTTACCAATTACCACTCAATCCACATTTTTTTACacaaatgataaatatgtCAGAATTGGAAACCCCTTTAACAACTAAGATAGTATTTTCTGATGTGGATTCTATACGtttatgtaatatttatGGAAATAATATGacaaaacaattaataaaatcagAGAAAAATTATCATGCTATGTTAAGCcaatag
- a CDS encoding Trifunctional enzyme subunit beta, mitochondrial, with amino-acid sequence MLRSRSVVPTIVRNFASKKELPKKGLPNVVFVDGVRTPFAVSGTVFKDMMAVDLQRHALKSIVSRTKIDFSDIGHITCGTVIQEPKTSNVAREAALTAGFPSKIPCHTVTLACISSNVAMTDIATKIQTGYCEAGLAGGVEVLSDVPIRYNRKARAAMLSIGKAKSLPEKLKLGKTILSNLLSPELPAVAEYTTGEVMGTSGDRLATAFNVSRQEQDDFALRSHTLADKAFKEGKLTDIAPMFVGGKKSETIDFDNGIRITPMEKLSKLKPAFIKPHGTITAGNASFLTDGASAALLTSEEFALKKGFKPKAYIRDYLYVAQDPKDQLLLSPAYVIPKLLDKNGLSINDIDVWEIHEAFAGQVLANLNAMDCEFFCKTEMKRNGKFGRLPMEKINLWGGSLSLGHPFGATGVRLMSHAAGRLKAEGGQFAVIAACAAGGHGVGMLVETYP; translated from the coding sequence atgcTTAGATCTCGTTCTGTAGTACCCACAATTGTAAGAAATTTTGCCTCAAAAAAAGAACTTCCAAAGAAAGGTCTTCCAAATGTTGTTTTTGTTGATGGTGTCCGGACGCCTTTTGCTGTTTCAGGGACAGTTTTTAAAGACATGATGGCGGTTGATTTACAAAGACATGCTCTTAAATCAATTGTTAGTAGaacaaaaattgatttttctGACATTGGACATATTACTTGTGGTACTGTTATTCAAGAACCAAAAACCTCAAATGTAGCGAGAGAAGCTGCTTTAACTGCAGGTTTTCCATCCAAAATTCCTTGTCATACAGTAACATTGGCATGTATTTCATCTAATGTAGCAATGACCGATATTGCAACAAAAATTCAAACTGGGTATTGTGAAGCTGGATTGGCCGGAGGTGTCGAAGTATTGTCTGATGTGCCAATTAGGTATAACAGAAAAGCAAGAGCTGCAATGTTATCCATAGGAAAAGCCAAAAGTTTGCCagaaaaattgaaattagGAAAAACTATTCTTTCAAATCTTCTTAGCCCTGAATTACCAGCTGTTGCTGAATATACAACAGGAGAAGTTATGGGAACAAGTGGTGATCGTCTTGCAACAGCTTTCAATGTATCTAGACAAGAACAAGATGATTTTGCTCTTAGATCCCACACATTAGCAGATAAAGCTTTTAAAGAGGGTAAATTAACTGATATTGCTCCAATGTTTGTTGGTGGAAAAAAATCTGAAACAATAGATTTTGACAATGGAATTAGAATAACTCCAATGGAGAAATTATCTAAATTGAAGCCTGCATTTATTAAACCACATGGAACTATTACTGCTGGTAATGCATCATTCTTGACTGATGGCGCTTCTGCTGCTCTTCTCACTTCCGAAGAGTTTGCCTTAAAAAAAGGATTCAAACCAAAAGCTTACATTAGGGATTATCTTTATGTCGCTCAGGATCCAAAAGATCAACTTCTTCTTTCTCCTGCATACGTTATTCCTAAacttttagataaaaatggTCTTTCCATAAATGATATAGATGTTTGGGAAATTCATGAGGCTTTTGCTGGACAAGTTCTTGCTAACTTAAATGCTATGGATTGTGAATTTTTCTGTAAAACAGAAATGAAAAGAAATGGCAAATTTGGTCGTCTTCCaatggaaaaaataaatctatgGGGAGGATCATTATCATTAGGCCATCCATTTGGAGCTACAGGTGTAAGACTTATGTCCCACGCTGCAGGTCGTCTTAAGGCAGAAGGAGGTCAATTTGCTGTCATTGCAGCTTGTGCCGCCGGAGGCCATGGTGTAGGCATGCTTGTTGAAACTTATCCTTAG
- a CDS encoding ATP-dependent RNA helicase DDX42, protein MESRKRLDMDYLFKDENNSDDPEAKKAKNDTDDEEDPLDAFMAGITEQAAKDVKESEEKSKNILENNEVSCSSSSNYRMDIEEEEDSEEAYFKYLKKYENQIEKEDTFYEYDEDGNIIATHKKEMELLEPVDHSQINYKPFVSDIYIEHEDISKLTPNEIYELRKEYKIQVYGKYTKAPIVSFGHLSQNKILLSMISHHNFEKPTPIQAQAIPSILSGRNVLGIAQTGTGKTLAYVLPAILHVLSQDERTNDIGPVVLIVVPTRELALQVFTECRKYGRPFDIKTVCAYGGGNKYEQTKDLKEYSDIVVCTPGRMIDLVKDGATNLQNVTFLVFDEADRMFECGFEAQVQTISDQIRPDRQCVMFSATFKHKVEKLALKVLSDPVKIVCGEFNEVNSDVSQHVIVLPNTDDAKWNWLQKNIIKFLSSGKVIIFVTKKVDSVTIYEKLKKEGIKAVLLYGDLSQFERNEKILAFRQDIDCLVATDVAARGLDIPNVKTVVNYDVPRQYEYLVHRIGRTGRAGQKGDAYTLMTENDKNFAVEMVKNFELNGYEVSDDLMNLALKVEKFFNEREKFVSSVKVKAKLRPGIGFSKDNSVTKKTTNDASLRKEIKVASSGAKYVPGLTKQQAVKSVYQKTFGMSFVKASKPEEPDVGQDSVESDPRPEWKKRLEERVANIKAEFASKKQS, encoded by the exons atggAGTCGAGAAAACGTCTGGACATGGA tTATCTTTTTAAAGACGAAAACAATAGTGATGATCCAGAAGCAAAAAAGGCTAAAAATGATACAGATGACGAGGAAGATCCACTAGATGCATTTATGGCAGGAATAACAGAACAAGCTGCAAAAGATGTTAAAGAATCTGAAGAAAAAtcgaaaaatattttagaaaataatgaaGTTAGTTGCAGTAGTAGTAGTAACTACCGAATGGATATtgaagaagaagaagatTCGGAAGAagcatattttaaatatctaaaaaaatatgaaaatcaAATAGAAAAAGAAGATACTTTTTATGAATATGATGAAGATGGTAACATAATTGCTACacataaaaaagaaatggaACTTTTAGAGCCTGTTGATCATTCACAGATTAATTATAAACCATTTGTTtcagatatatatatagaacaTGAAGATATATCAAAACTTACTCCTAATGAAATATATGAGCTAAGGAAGGAGTATAAAATTCAAGTTTATGGAAAATATACAAAAGCTCCAATTGTGAGTTTTGGACATTTAAGtcaaaacaaaattttattgtcaaTGATAAGTCAccataattttgaaaaaccAACTCCGATTCAAGCACAAGCAATACCTTCTATTTTGTCTGGAAGAAATGTTTTGGGAATTGCTCAAACAGGTACAGGAAAAACTTTGGCATATGTATTACCAGCTATATTACATGTTCTTAGTCAAGATGAACGTACAAATGATATAGGTCCAGTTGTATTGATTGTTGTACCTACTAGGGAACTGGCGCTTCAAGTTTTTACAGAATGCCGTAAATATGGGCGACCATTTGACATAAAAACTGTTTGTGCATATGGAGGTGGAAATAAATATGAGCAGAcaaaagatttaaaagaatattctGATATTGTTGTATGTACTCCTGGAAGGATGATTGATCTTGTTAAAGATGGAGCTACAAATCTTCAAAATGTTACTTTTCTTGTATTTGATGAAGCTGATAGAATGTTTGAATGTGGTTTTGAAGCACAAGTTCAAACTATAAGTGATCAAATTAGGCCTGATCGTCAATGTGTAATGTTTAGTGCTACATTTAAACATAAAGTTGAAAAATTAGCATTGAAAGTTTTATCTGATCCAGTCAAAATAGTTTGTGGTGAATTTAATGAAGTTAATTCCGATGTTTCACAACATGTAATTGTCTTACCAAATACTGATGATGCTAAATGGAACTGGcttcaaaaaaatatcattaagtTTCTTAGTTCTGGtaaagtaattatttttgttacaaAAAAAGTAGATTCAGTTACAATATAtgaaaaacttaaaaaagaaGGTATCAAAGCTGTTTTACTTTATGGTGATCTGTCACAATTTGaaagaaatgaaaaaatactGGCTTTTCGACAGGACATTGATTGCCTAGTTGCAACAGATGTAGCCGCTAGAGGATTAGATATACCTAATGTAAAAACAGTTGTTAATTATGATGTCCCTAGACAGTATGAATATCTTGTGCATAGAATTGGTAGGACTGGGAGAGCTGGACAAAAAGGAGATGCTTATACTTTGATGACTgaaaatgacaaaaattttGCCGTTGAAAtggttaaaaattttgaactTAATGGTTATGAAGTAAGTGATGATTTAATGAATTTGGCATTAAaagttgaaaaatttttcaatgaaAGAGAAAAATTTGTTAGTAGTGTTAAAGTTAAAGCAAAACTAAGACCTGGAATAGGTTTTTCTAAAGATAATTCagtaacaaaaaaaactacAAACGATGCCAGTTTAAGAAAAGAGATCAAAGTTGCTTCTAGTGGAGCTAAGTATGTTCCAGGGTTGACGAAACAGCAAGCTGTTAAAAGTGTTTATCAAAAAACATTTGGCATGTCTTTTGTAAAGGCATCCAAGCCAGAGGAACCTGATGTTGGTCAAGAT
- a CDS encoding Histone-lysine N-methyltransferase setd3 — protein sequence MLPDQEKLNKIASHCYKFWAEILIQEPPSRPNSLMNDHKIIVEKLNELKNILSSNREKDNLEIINREDNLTTFKKWCKDEQIFFDKVDIIKIDDNNYGLVSTEDVMDKQVLIKVPRKAIFSIDTIHENPIYKKIIVNDILLSNMNNVALVFFMCIERLNKDSKWQDYFNILPTKFTTPVNYTIEELELLKNTVIYEESLKTFRHFARQYIYFLQKLYDESSKDYSKLSIRLEDFTFDLFLWAANNVTTRINHIPSENDQKSIPCLIPLLDFSNHSDDSKNIVDFSIEDNCAETIAGNALKKGNNITIVYGNRNNYSLFLANGFCLQIPGINDVFKLKLSFPSTFIESDFRVRIYRKTTDIFTCTHDDLIPENLPLFLKLLVSGLPQDINSEDTGKKAKKYLFDRLNLLMKATYSKVGDDLPKDMPFTLKQIHLYLASEKRIVSKMLEKLRNMETL from the coding sequence ATGTTACCAGATCaggaaaaattaaataaaattgcaTCACACTGTTATAAATTTTGGGCTGAAATATTAATTCAAGAACCTCCATCAAGACCTAATAGTTTAATGAATgatcataaaattattgttgaGAAGTTAAATgaactaaaaaatatactttctTCTAATAGAGAAAAAGACAATTTGGAAATAATTAATCGTGAAGATAATTTaacaacttttaaaaaatggtgTAAAGATGAACagatattttttgataaagttgatattattaaaatcgATGATAATAACTATGGTCTCGTTTCAACAGAAGATGTTATGGATAAACAAGTTTTAATCAAAGTTCCTCGTAAGgcaattttttcaattgatACAATTCATGAAAATCcaatttataagaaaattattgttaatgatatattattaagtaACATGAATAATGTAGCTCTTGTATTTTTCATGTGTATTGAAAGATTAAATAAAGATTCGAAATGGCAggattattttaatattcttcCAACTAAATTTACTACACCAGTAAATTATACAATTGAAGAACTTGAGTTACTCAAAAATACAGTAATTTATGAAGAAtctttaaaaacatttcGTCATTTTGCTCgtcaatatatttatttcctTCAAAAACTTTATGATGAATCATCAAAAGATTATTCAAAATTAAGTATTAGATTGGAAGACTTTacatttgatttatttttatgggCTGCTAATAATGTAACAACTAGAATTAATCATATTCCATCAGAAAATGATCAAAAAAGTATACCTTGCCTTATTCCACTTTTAGATTTTTCTAACCATTCTGAtgattcaaaaaatatagttgATTTTTCTATTGAGGATAACTGCGCTGAAACAATTGCTGGTAACGCtttaaaaaaaggaaataatataacaattgtATATGGTAATAGAAACAACTACAGTTTATTTTTGGCTAATGGATTTTGTCTTCAAATACCTGGTATTAACGATGTGTTCAAacttaaattatcttttccATCAACTTTTATTGAAAGTGATTTTAGAGTAAGAATCTATCGAAAAACAACAGACATTTTTACATGTACTCATGATGATTTAATTCCTGAAAATTTgccattatttttaaaacttcttGTATCAGGATTGCCACAAGATATAAATTCTGAGGATACAGGAAAAAAGgcaaaaaaatatctatttgATAGATTGAACCTTTTAATGAAGGCTACTTATTCAAAAGTTGGCGATGATTTACCAAAAGATATGCCTTTTACTTTAAAACAGATTCATCTTTATCTTGCATCTGAAAAGAGAATAGTTTCAAAGATGCTTGAAAAGCTTAGAAATATGGAAACTTTGTAG